In Clostridium sp., one DNA window encodes the following:
- the rplR gene encoding 50S ribosomal protein L18, with translation MFKKDDKKKLRSKRHLRVRKKIFGTSGIPRLAVYRSEKNIYAQIIDDIKGITLISASTLDKDFEGVGSNKEAARIVGGNIGKKAVEKGIKEVVFDRGGYVYHGRIQNLAEGAREAGLKF, from the coding sequence ATGTTCAAAAAAGATGACAAGAAAAAGTTGAGATCAAAACGTCATCTGAGAGTTCGAAAAAAGATTTTTGGAACCTCTGGAATACCAAGACTTGCAGTCTATAGAAGTGAAAAGAACATATATGCTCAGATAATAGATGATATTAAAGGAATAACTTTGATTTCAGCATCTACGTTAGATAAAGATTTTGAAGGAGTAGGAAGTAATAAAGAGGCAGCTAGAATTGTTGGCGGAAATATTGGAAAGAAAGCTGTTGAAAAGGGAATTAAAGAAGTAGTATTTGATAGAGGCGGATATGTATACCATGGAAGGATACAAAACCTTGCAGAAGGAGCAAGGGAAGCTGGCTTGAAATTTTAA
- the rplE gene encoding 50S ribosomal protein L5: MSSRLQEKYNNEVIPALVEEFKYKNVMQAPRLEKIVINMGVGEAKDNPKVLESAVNDLTIITGQKPVLTRAKKSVANFKIREKMPIGCKVTLRKQYMYEFADKLMNVALPRVRDFSGVPDKSFDGRGNYSLGIKEQLIFPEIEYDKIDKVRGMDIIFVTTANTDEEAKELLKFLGMPFAQR, from the coding sequence ATGAGTTCAAGATTACAAGAAAAGTATAATAACGAAGTGATTCCTGCTTTAGTAGAGGAATTCAAATACAAAAATGTAATGCAGGCACCGAGATTAGAAAAGATAGTTATAAATATGGGTGTCGGAGAAGCTAAAGATAATCCAAAAGTTTTAGAATCGGCAGTAAATGATTTGACTATAATTACAGGACAAAAGCCTGTATTGACAAGAGCTAAGAAATCAGTAGCAAATTTTAAAATAAGAGAAAAAATGCCTATAGGCTGCAAGGTTACCTTGAGAAAACAGTATATGTATGAATTTGCTGATAAACTGATGAATGTTGCTCTTCCGAGAGTAAGGGATTTTTCAGGGGTTCCTGATAAATCTTTTGATGGAAGAGGAAATTACTCACTGGGAATTAAAGAACAATTAATATTTCCTGAAATAGAATATGATAAAATAGATAAAGTAAGAGGTATGGATATAATTTTTGTTACAACTGCCAATACTGACGAAGAGGCAAAGGAACTGCTTAAATTTCTTGGTATGCCGTTTGCTCAAAGATAA
- the rpsE gene encoding 30S ribosomal protein S5, protein MRIDPSTLNLKEKVVFINRVAKVVKGGRNFRFSALVVVGDEAGHVGVGTGKSIEIPEAIRKGIEDAKKNLINVAIVETTVPHDIVGEFGTGRVLIKTASEGTGVIAGGPARAVLELAGLKDVRAKSLGSNNPTNMVNATIDGLSKLRTAEQIAALRGKTVEEILG, encoded by the coding sequence ATGAGAATTGATCCTAGCACTTTAAATCTTAAAGAGAAGGTTGTGTTTATAAATAGGGTTGCTAAGGTTGTCAAAGGTGGTAGAAACTTTAGATTCAGCGCACTTGTTGTTGTTGGAGATGAAGCCGGGCATGTAGGTGTTGGAACTGGTAAATCTATAGAAATACCTGAGGCAATTAGAAAAGGAATAGAAGATGCTAAAAAGAATTTAATTAATGTTGCGATTGTTGAAACTACGGTACCACATGATATTGTTGGTGAGTTCGGCACAGGAAGAGTACTTATAAAAACCGCTTCAGAAGGAACGGGAGTTATAGCAGGAGGTCCAGCTAGGGCAGTACTTGAACTTGCCGGTTTGAAGGATGTCAGAGCAAAATCACTTGGAAGCAATAATCCAACAAATATGGTAAATGCTACTATTGACGGTTTGTCTAAATTGAGAACGGCAGAACAGATTGCTGCTCTTAGAGGTAAAACTGTTGAAGAGATTTTAGGTTAG
- a CDS encoding type Z 30S ribosomal protein S14 — MARKALIEKYKKEPKYPTRAYTRCRICGRPHSVLKKYGICRICFRELAYKGEIPGCKKASW, encoded by the coding sequence GTGGCACGTAAGGCTTTGATTGAAAAATACAAGAAAGAACCTAAATATCCAACTAGAGCTTATACCAGATGCAGAATATGCGGGAGACCACATTCTGTATTAAAAAAATATGGTATATGTCGTATTTGCTTTAGAGAACTTGCATATAAGGGAGAAATACCTGGCTGTAAAAAGGCAAGTTGGTAA
- the rplO gene encoding 50S ribosomal protein L15, whose translation MKLHDLKSAAGSRKSPKRVGRGTGSGLGRNAGRGENGQKARSGGGVRVGFEGGQMPLFRRIPKRGFTNIFAKQYSQINVERLNIFEDGTEVTPQLLLEKKIIKKSKDGVKILGNGELNKKLTIKAAKFTKAAAEKIEAAGGKVEVI comes from the coding sequence ATGAAACTTCACGATTTGAAATCTGCAGCAGGATCAAGAAAATCACCTAAGAGAGTTGGTAGAGGTACCGGTTCAGGGCTAGGAAGAAATGCTGGTAGAGGTGAAAATGGACAGAAAGCCAGATCTGGCGGCGGAGTAAGGGTAGGATTTGAAGGTGGGCAAATGCCTTTATTCAGAAGAATTCCTAAAAGAGGATTTACTAATATATTTGCAAAACAGTATTCACAAATCAATGTGGAGAGATTAAATATATTTGAAGATGGAACAGAAGTAACACCACAATTGCTTCTGGAAAAGAAAATAATTAAGAAATCCAAAGATGGTGTGAAAATACTTGGAAATGGCGAGTTGAATAAAAAACTTACAATAAAAGCAGCTAAATTTACAAAAGCTGCAGCTGAAAAAATAGAAGCTGCTGGAGGAAAAGTTGAGGTGATATAA
- the rpmD gene encoding 50S ribosomal protein L30, whose translation MAKLKITLEKSLIGRKKDHIATIEALGLRKIRSVVEKEDTPQIRGMIKKVSYLLKVEEAQ comes from the coding sequence TTGGCTAAACTTAAAATAACTTTGGAAAAAAGTTTAATAGGAAGAAAAAAAGATCATATAGCTACAATTGAAGCTCTTGGATTGAGAAAAATAAGAAGTGTAGTAGAAAAAGAAGATACTCCTCAGATAAGAGGTATGATAAAAAAAGTTAGTTATCTTTTAAAAGTTGAAGAAGCACAATAA
- the rpsH gene encoding 30S ribosomal protein S8 codes for MVMTDPIADLLTRIRNANIVRHETVEVPSSNIKKAILNIMLQEGYIKDLEEYTDGSVKMIRFSMKYIENKQRVITGLKRISKPGLRVYCRKEEIPKVLNGLGVAVISTSNGIVTDKEARKLGVGGEVLCYIW; via the coding sequence ATGGTAATGACTGATCCTATCGCAGATTTACTTACACGTATAAGGAATGCAAATATTGTTAGACATGAGACAGTGGAAGTACCTTCTTCAAACATTAAGAAGGCAATATTAAATATAATGCTTCAAGAAGGATATATTAAGGATTTAGAAGAATATACAGATGGTTCTGTTAAAATGATAAGATTTTCTATGAAATATATTGAAAATAAACAGAGAGTTATAACAGGTCTCAAAAGAATTTCAAAACCGGGTTTGAGAGTTTATTGTAGAAAAGAGGAAATTCCTAAGGTATTGAATGGTCTTGGGGTTGCCGTAATTTCGACTTCAAACGGAATTGTTACCGATAAAGAGGCGAGAAAATTAGGAGTAGGTGGAGAAGTACTTTGTTACATATGGTAA
- the rplF gene encoding 50S ribosomal protein L6: MSRIGRLPVAIPSGVTVTVTPDNVVTVKGPKGQLVKAMRKEMNISIEDNSIIVKRNNDEKEMKALHGLTRALINNMVVGVTEGYSKALELVGVGYRAQLQGKKLVMHLGYSHPVEIEPAEGVTFEIPSATQVVVKGIDKEVVGDIAADIRNWRKPEPYKGKGIKYENEHIRRKEGKTGKK, from the coding sequence ATGTCAAGAATAGGAAGACTTCCAGTAGCTATTCCAAGTGGCGTGACGGTCACAGTAACGCCAGACAACGTTGTTACTGTTAAGGGGCCTAAAGGTCAGCTTGTTAAAGCTATGAGAAAAGAAATGAATATATCTATTGAAGATAATTCAATAATAGTTAAGAGAAATAATGATGAAAAAGAAATGAAGGCACTGCACGGATTAACTAGAGCACTTATAAATAATATGGTAGTTGGAGTTACGGAAGGATATTCTAAAGCCTTGGAACTTGTAGGTGTTGGATACAGGGCCCAATTACAAGGTAAAAAATTAGTAATGCATCTAGGATATTCACATCCAGTTGAAATAGAACCTGCCGAAGGAGTAACTTTTGAGATACCAAGCGCTACACAGGTTGTGGTAAAAGGAATTGACAAAGAGGTAGTCGGAGATATAGCAGCTGATATAAGAAATTGGAGAAAGCCGGAACCTTATAAGGGAAAAGGAATTAAATATGAAAATGAACATATAAGACGTAAAGAGGGTAAAACTGGTAAGAAATAA